A stretch of the Ktedonobacteraceae bacterium genome encodes the following:
- a CDS encoding adenylyltransferase/cytidyltransferase family protein, with the protein MNQAHIARQKILARPEIAAEVRRRQEVGERGVFTNGCFDLLHLGHVRYLEEARDLGDFLIVGLNSDASTRVLKGPGRPLVPEEERAEILAALTCIDYVTIFSEPTASELLALLRPAIYVKGGDYGMEQSGVPDTGRLPEAKVVQQYGGVVRLIAYLPDHSTTKLIATIKQLPSSNRYKDSSLRSE; encoded by the coding sequence GTGAACCAGGCACATATTGCCCGTCAAAAAATACTCGCCCGGCCGGAAATTGCTGCTGAAGTGCGGCGCAGGCAGGAAGTGGGCGAACGAGGCGTCTTCACGAACGGCTGCTTCGATCTCCTGCACCTGGGGCACGTGCGCTATCTTGAAGAGGCGCGCGACCTGGGGGATTTTCTCATTGTGGGACTGAACAGTGATGCCAGCACCCGCGTGCTCAAGGGACCGGGTAGACCCCTGGTACCAGAAGAGGAACGTGCCGAAATACTGGCAGCTTTAACGTGTATAGACTATGTGACGATCTTTAGCGAACCGACGGCCAGCGAATTGCTCGCACTATTGCGACCCGCGATCTACGTCAAGGGCGGCGATTATGGCATGGAACAGAGCGGCGTGCCGGATACCGGCCGTTTGCCTGAGGCAAAAGTGGTGCAGCAATACGGGGGAGTTGTGCGTTTGATCGCCTATCTACCAGATCATTCCACGACAAAATTAATCGCAACCATCAAGCAACTTCCCTCGTCCAATCGTTATAAGGATTCTTCGCTGCGCTCAGAATGA